The following are encoded together in the Paludisphaera mucosa genome:
- a CDS encoding RNA polymerase sigma factor has protein sequence MLRARRTVVGREVERLLRDGVDPPGGDARLLHRYLAERDEAAFEAIVDRHGPLVLALCRRYLFNPADVEDAFQATFLILTRKGRRLRDGDALSSWLYGVAFRVAVRARADVLKRRAREGDRRDVEEAPAAPVRTPDDSLETLDQELGRLPEKFRAPLVLCYLRGRTHDQAAAELGWPVGTVRSRMARARVILQQRLSRRGVDASACLVLARADLAAVPLVPSSLVAATVAAAGRFAGLAAGLGGLFASSPASARWPAAALAQGVLMSTSPPLWKLFGFAVAAVGLTAGALAVVPGALEAPAPRAEQPPDAKAAPRSVEARLDAMEKKLDRLLDQFPETVPPRPPSPPSPPARAAAADAVEAPDAPVPPDPPARAAAAEAVEASDAPVPPDPPDPPAQAARGLREIEAQLRIAHRRMTRAETLKKNGVASPERGLEEILEQVQVLEGRLQDMKDEAEREAEGSEAKFEIANDTLTTIVRQWRRIAGEAPSDPVTKLPPTLPPRENLLLHPGLKEVYDAQITAERNYKAAVRDRDRDQRRQEAIQKLLVWTHEQFPIFSTPTS, from the coding sequence ATGTTGCGGGCGCGACGGACGGTGGTGGGGAGGGAGGTCGAGCGGCTGCTCCGCGACGGGGTCGACCCGCCGGGAGGCGACGCGCGGCTCTTGCATCGGTACCTGGCCGAGCGCGACGAGGCCGCCTTCGAGGCGATCGTCGACCGCCACGGCCCGCTCGTGCTGGCGCTCTGCCGCCGCTACTTGTTCAATCCCGCCGACGTCGAGGACGCCTTCCAGGCGACCTTCCTGATCCTGACCCGCAAGGGGCGGCGGCTCCGCGACGGCGACGCGCTGTCGAGCTGGCTCTACGGCGTGGCCTTCCGCGTCGCCGTCCGGGCCCGCGCCGACGTCCTCAAACGGAGGGCCCGCGAGGGCGACCGGCGGGACGTCGAGGAGGCCCCCGCCGCGCCCGTGCGGACGCCCGACGACTCGCTGGAGACGCTCGACCAGGAACTGGGCCGGCTGCCCGAGAAGTTCCGCGCCCCGCTGGTGCTCTGCTACCTGCGGGGCCGGACGCACGACCAGGCCGCCGCCGAGCTGGGCTGGCCCGTCGGCACGGTGCGCAGTCGGATGGCCCGGGCCCGCGTCATCCTTCAGCAACGCCTGTCGCGCCGGGGCGTCGACGCGTCCGCCTGCCTGGTCCTGGCGCGGGCGGACCTGGCCGCCGTCCCGCTCGTCCCGTCGTCGCTCGTGGCGGCGACGGTCGCCGCCGCCGGCCGGTTCGCGGGCCTCGCCGCGGGCCTCGGCGGCCTGTTCGCATCATCCCCCGCGTCGGCCCGATGGCCCGCCGCGGCCCTGGCCCAAGGAGTGCTCATGTCGACGTCCCCGCCCCTGTGGAAGCTCTTCGGATTCGCGGTCGCCGCCGTCGGCCTGACCGCCGGCGCCCTGGCGGTCGTCCCCGGCGCGCTCGAAGCGCCCGCGCCCCGGGCCGAGCAGCCGCCCGACGCGAAGGCCGCCCCCAGGTCGGTCGAAGCCCGGCTCGACGCGATGGAGAAGAAGCTCGACCGGCTCCTCGATCAATTCCCGGAGACGGTTCCCCCTCGACCTCCCTCACCTCCCTCACCGCCCGCACGGGCCGCCGCCGCGGACGCCGTGGAAGCCCCCGACGCCCCAGTCCCGCCCGATCCGCCCGCACGGGCCGCCGCCGCGGAGGCCGTGGAAGCCTCCGACGCCCCGGTCCCGCCCGATCCGCCCGATCCGCCGGCCCAGGCCGCGCGGGGCCTGCGGGAGATCGAGGCGCAGCTCCGGATCGCCCATCGGCGGATGACCCGCGCCGAGACGTTGAAGAAGAACGGCGTCGCCTCCCCCGAACGGGGGCTGGAGGAGATCCTGGAGCAGGTCCAGGTTCTGGAAGGCCGCCTCCAGGACATGAAGGACGAGGCCGAGCGGGAGGCCGAGGGCTCCGAGGCGAAGTTCGAAATCGCTAACGACACCCTCACCACGATCGTCCGCCAGTGGCGAAGGATCGCAGGCGAAGCCCCGTCCGATCCTGTGACCAAGCTCCCGCCCACGCTCCCACCCCGCGAAAACCTCTTGCTTCACCCGGGCTTGAAAGAGGTGTATGACGCGCAGATCACGGCCGAGCGGAACTACAAGGCCGCCGTGCGCGACCGCGACCGGGATCAGCGACGGCAGGAGGCGATCCAGAAGCTGCTCGTCTGGACGCACGAGCAATTCCCCATCTTCTCCACGCCCACCTCCTGA
- the fdhD gene encoding formate dehydrogenase accessory sulfurtransferase FdhD, producing MSDERSASPTDVRRPGASRPARQVAKVGVTAVGPAGGDARDDWVAVEDPLEIRAAGPGQAATSVAVTMRTPGSDFELAVGFLRTEGLIGPEDEVLPPPDLPAKGCNVVNVELSRPFDGSTLKRNFFATSSCGLCGKAALDQIEVRCGPVAAGPTVARATILGLPDALREAQRAFDRTGGLHAAGLFDAEGRLLAAREDVGRHNAVDKLVGRAFLDGELPLSGRILLVSGRTSFEILQKAAVAGLPIVCAVSAPSSLAVSVADRLGITLVGFLRGDRFNVYTHPGRIDAGDR from the coding sequence ATGAGCGACGAACGGTCAGCGAGCCCGACGGACGTCCGGCGTCCCGGCGCATCCCGCCCCGCGCGGCAGGTCGCGAAGGTGGGCGTCACGGCCGTGGGCCCCGCCGGCGGCGACGCCCGCGACGACTGGGTGGCCGTCGAAGATCCCCTGGAGATCCGCGCGGCGGGCCCGGGCCAGGCCGCGACGAGCGTCGCGGTGACGATGCGCACGCCCGGAAGCGATTTCGAGCTGGCCGTGGGCTTCCTCCGCACCGAGGGCCTGATCGGGCCCGAGGACGAGGTCCTGCCGCCCCCCGACCTGCCGGCGAAGGGGTGCAACGTCGTGAACGTCGAGCTGTCGCGGCCGTTCGACGGCTCGACGCTCAAGCGGAACTTCTTCGCGACGTCGAGCTGCGGGCTCTGCGGCAAGGCGGCCCTCGACCAGATCGAGGTGCGCTGCGGGCCCGTCGCGGCCGGGCCGACGGTCGCCCGGGCGACGATCCTGGGCCTGCCGGACGCCCTCCGCGAGGCCCAGCGGGCCTTCGACCGCACCGGGGGCCTGCACGCCGCCGGCCTGTTCGACGCCGAAGGGCGGCTGCTGGCGGCCCGCGAGGACGTCGGCCGCCACAACGCCGTCGACAAGCTGGTCGGCCGCGCCTTCCTCGACGGCGAGCTGCCGCTCTCGGGCCGCATCCTGCTCGTTTCCGGGCGGACCAGCTTCGAAATCTTGCAGAAGGCGGCCGTGGCGGGCCTGCCGATCGTCTGCGCCGTCTCCGCGCCGTCGAGCCTGGCGGTGTCGGTCGCCGACCGCCTGGGGATCACCCTGGTCGGGTTCCTCCGCGGCGACCGCTTCAACGTCTACACCCACCCCGGGCGGATCGACGCCGGGGATCGATAG
- a CDS encoding FdhF/YdeP family oxidoreductase encodes MADQEGSSPVTPPSLSPPPVELSKVQVQPYHHPAAGVGAIIHSTSMALSQLGPIRSVSMALKINQIEGFDCPSCAWTEAGQDRRETFEFCENGVKAVAAEATKRRVAPEFFRKWSVADLRARNDHWLEDQGRLTHPMHLAPGADHFAPISWEDAFALLGRELKALGSPHDAVFYTSGRTSNEAAFLYQLFARLLGTNNLPDCSNMCHESTSFGLQEQIGVGKGMVTLDDFELADAIFMIGHNPGTNHPRMLTTLANASKRGCRIVAVNPLRERGLERFAHPQHPMDMLHGGTAIAEMFLSVKIGGDVALLKGIMKEVFEAERRNPGQVIDLPFIRDHASGYDEFAAELDATSWDDVVASSGIDRETIRKAAEIYITSDRVIACWGMGVTQHRWGVANVQSIMNLLLLRGNIGRPGAGACPVRGHSNVQGDRTMGIFERPAAAFLDRLGQVFGFEPPREPGYSVVEAIKAMHEGKVGVFFAMGGNFPVASPDTDYTAEAMSRCRLTAYVATKLNRGHLTTGRESLILPCLGRTEIDEQAAGPQFVTVEDSMSIIHASHGVLKPGSPMLRSEPWIVAQLAKAALGASSTVDWDELVGDYDRIRERIAQTIPGFHDFNVRVRRPGGFMLINPAGERRFVTTTGKARFMTHPIPADARTPGRLLLATIRSHDQFNTTIYGFDDRYRGVYDARRVVFLNARDVARLGLVDRQVVDLIGEHRGESRVAPRFAVVAHDIPEGCAAAYYPETNPLIACDDVDPHSLTPSSKSVVVRIVPTTHPAESAAAV; translated from the coding sequence ATGGCCGACCAGGAAGGGTCGTCGCCCGTGACCCCGCCCTCACTCTCGCCCCCGCCCGTCGAGCTGTCGAAGGTCCAGGTCCAGCCCTACCACCACCCGGCGGCGGGCGTCGGGGCGATCATCCACTCGACGTCGATGGCGCTCTCGCAGTTGGGGCCGATCCGGTCGGTCTCGATGGCGCTCAAGATCAACCAGATCGAGGGCTTCGACTGCCCGAGCTGCGCCTGGACCGAGGCCGGCCAGGACCGCCGCGAGACCTTCGAGTTCTGCGAGAACGGCGTCAAGGCCGTCGCCGCCGAGGCGACCAAGCGGCGCGTCGCGCCCGAGTTCTTCCGCAAGTGGTCGGTCGCCGACCTCCGCGCGCGGAACGACCACTGGCTGGAGGACCAGGGCCGGCTGACCCACCCCATGCACCTGGCCCCGGGTGCCGACCACTTCGCGCCGATCTCGTGGGAGGACGCCTTCGCGCTCCTCGGCCGCGAGCTGAAGGCGCTGGGGTCGCCCCACGACGCCGTTTTCTACACCTCGGGCCGCACGAGCAACGAGGCGGCCTTCCTCTACCAATTGTTCGCCCGGCTGCTCGGCACCAACAACCTGCCGGACTGCTCGAACATGTGCCACGAGTCGACGAGCTTCGGCCTGCAGGAGCAGATCGGCGTCGGCAAGGGGATGGTGACGCTCGACGACTTCGAGCTGGCCGACGCGATCTTCATGATCGGCCACAACCCGGGCACGAACCACCCGCGGATGCTGACGACCCTGGCGAACGCCTCCAAGCGGGGCTGCCGGATCGTGGCCGTCAACCCGCTCCGCGAGCGCGGGCTGGAGCGGTTCGCGCACCCGCAGCACCCGATGGACATGCTCCACGGCGGCACGGCGATCGCCGAGATGTTCCTGTCGGTCAAGATCGGCGGCGACGTGGCCCTGCTCAAGGGGATCATGAAGGAGGTCTTCGAGGCCGAGCGCCGGAACCCCGGCCAGGTGATCGACCTGCCGTTCATCCGCGACCACGCGTCGGGCTACGACGAGTTCGCCGCCGAGCTGGACGCGACCTCGTGGGACGACGTCGTCGCCTCGTCCGGGATCGACCGCGAGACGATCCGCAAGGCGGCCGAGATCTACATCACGTCCGACCGCGTGATCGCCTGCTGGGGCATGGGGGTGACGCAGCACCGCTGGGGCGTGGCGAACGTCCAGTCGATCATGAACCTGCTCCTGCTCCGGGGCAACATCGGCCGCCCCGGCGCGGGGGCCTGCCCGGTCCGGGGCCACAGCAACGTCCAGGGCGACCGGACGATGGGGATCTTCGAACGCCCCGCCGCCGCCTTCCTCGACCGGCTCGGCCAGGTCTTCGGCTTCGAGCCCCCGCGCGAGCCCGGCTACAGCGTGGTCGAGGCGATCAAGGCGATGCACGAGGGCAAGGTCGGCGTCTTCTTCGCGATGGGCGGCAACTTCCCCGTGGCCTCGCCCGACACCGACTACACGGCCGAGGCCATGTCGCGGTGCCGGCTGACGGCCTACGTCGCCACCAAGCTGAACCGCGGCCACCTGACGACCGGCCGCGAGTCCCTGATCCTCCCCTGCCTCGGCCGCACCGAGATCGACGAGCAGGCCGCCGGCCCGCAGTTCGTCACCGTGGAAGACTCGATGAGCATCATCCACGCCTCGCACGGCGTCTTGAAGCCGGGCTCGCCGATGCTCCGCAGCGAGCCCTGGATCGTCGCGCAGCTCGCGAAGGCCGCGCTGGGCGCGTCGTCGACCGTCGACTGGGACGAGCTGGTCGGCGACTACGACCGCATCCGCGAGCGGATCGCGCAGACGATCCCCGGCTTCCACGACTTCAACGTCCGCGTCCGCCGCCCCGGAGGTTTCATGCTGATCAACCCCGCCGGCGAGCGCCGGTTCGTCACGACGACGGGCAAGGCCCGGTTCATGACCCACCCGATCCCCGCCGACGCCCGCACCCCCGGCCGGCTCCTGCTGGCGACGATCCGCAGCCACGACCAGTTCAACACCACGATCTACGGCTTCGACGACCGCTACCGCGGCGTCTACGACGCCCGCCGCGTCGTCTTCCTCAACGCCCGCGACGTCGCCCGCCTGGGCCTGGTCGACCGCCAGGTCGTCGACCTGATCGGCGAGCACCGGGGCGAGTCCCGCGTCGCCCCCCGCTTCGCCGTCGTCGCCCATGACATCCCCGAGGGCTGCGCCGCCGCCTACTACCCCGAGACCAACCCCCTGATCGCCTGCGACGACGTCGACCCCCACAGCCTCACCCCGTCCTCCAAGTCCGTCGTCGTCCGCATCGTCCCGACCACCCATCCCGCGGAGTCGGCGGCGGCTGTGTGA
- a CDS encoding PVC-type heme-binding CxxCH protein, producing MAFLRHFGERPRSDAGKAWRVAVGVIAVWALSASAPVGLARDGRLPDPSLDLPKGSHISVIGNTLADRMQHTGWLESIMHSRFPDHRLTVRNLAFSGDELTIRLRSAGFGTPDEWLAKNRTDVVCAFFGYNESYGGLAQFRGDLDAFIKHTLAQKYNGESAPKLVLFSPIAFEDLHDPSLPDGKEVNLRLERLTAVMSDLAEARGVRFIDLFHPSQKLYAQAPKPLTINGVHLTSEGDKLIAEVVERTLFGDNKVQDPAKFEKLHQAVLDKSDVWFNRYRTVDGYSIYGGRADLAFVENQTNRVVAQREMEVLDVMTANRDKRIWAVAEGGDLQVDDSNTPPFLPVVTNKPGAGPNGEHLFLGGEAAIAKMTPGKGLKVNLFASEEKFPDLAKPMQMTFDARGRLWVACWPTYPHWKPKSPRNDKILIFEDTDGDGVADKQTTFADDLHCPTGFEIVPQGVLVAQAPDLMLLKDTDGDDRADVRVRLLSGLDSADTHHTSNSFRSGPGGDVYFQEGTFHHSQVETPFGPPVRLANAGVFRYEPRSQKIDVYVTYPFANPHGHVFDRWGQDFVTDGTGNVNYFAAAFSGHLDFPEKHRPMKPYFQQRTRPCGGTEILSSKHFPDDWQGDLLVANVIGFQGIHRYRYQDEGSGFTAVEQEPLVFSSDPNFRPVDIETGPDGAVYFLDWQNPIIGHMQHNLRDPSRDAAHGRVYRVTHEGRPLSPQAAIAGRPVEELLALLKSPEDRVRYRAKAVLCGHDAAEVLPALAAWVEKIDAADPDHDHQVLEALWVHQTYDVVNLDLLKRCLTAADPRARAAAVRVLCCWRDRTPDALDVLRKLARDEHPRVRLEVVRAASFFTEPDALDVALSTAESASDYYLDYARGETLRALEPYVKKALREGRAIEFRSDAAARYFLDRAAPDDLLQMKRGRPVLREILFRKGVREEDRRKALADLAALVGRSPAQVLIEDLAARDAEGDAGLDDAVAMELARMLGERDRAELVPIRPQAEKLATSARAPIARRIGLAAMVAADGSADAAWALAVRSVASLRDFLAATPLIRDPIVRSALYPRIEPLLRGLPEGLAADAGATGKGTLGRFVRIALPRRGTLTLAEVEVISDGRNVATHGKASQKNTANGGDAARAVDGNASGSYGGNGQTHTEEQTDAPWWEVDLGSEVPIEAVVVHNRTEGSLGRRLQGYELTILDGSRQVVDRRKDLPAPAEKARLEYAGDGRAGLIRRAAMDALTTLRGHEPETFRALAKFVREGVDRRAAILAIQKLPPASWPDDELAPLADVLLAEVARIPVADRRTPAALDALQLGDLVAARLPADRARAVRKALGDLGVRAIRVGTVLEQMRYDVDRIVVQAGKPVEFVFENVDVMPHNFVVTQAGSLEEVGQLAESTGLQADAMKRQYVPASGKILLASKLLQPRDVERLAFTPPTTPGVLPYVCTYPGHWRRMYGALYVVEDLDAYLAAPEAYLAAHPLPVADELLKSTRPRTEWTFDDLKPSIAQLDAGRSFQNGRQLFQLATCATCHQLGGVGAAFGPDLAKLDPKQAPADLLKNVLDPSANINEKFAGYAIELESGQVVSGLIVEETADAIKVVENPLASVVPRQIPKADVSNRAKSTVSIMPKGLLDKLTREEILDLIAYIAAGGNPDNPLFRHDHAAHGQGPAGHAAGGSGH from the coding sequence ATGGCATTTCTCCGTCACTTCGGGGAGCGACCGCGGTCGGATGCGGGCAAGGCTTGGAGGGTCGCGGTCGGGGTGATCGCGGTCTGGGCCCTGTCGGCGTCGGCGCCGGTCGGCCTTGCCAGGGACGGACGGCTCCCCGACCCCAGCCTCGACCTCCCCAAGGGGTCGCACATCAGCGTGATCGGCAACACCCTGGCCGACCGCATGCAGCACACCGGCTGGCTCGAGTCGATCATGCACAGCCGGTTCCCGGACCACCGGCTCACGGTCCGGAACCTCGCCTTCTCGGGCGACGAGCTGACGATCCGCCTCCGCTCGGCCGGGTTCGGCACCCCCGACGAATGGCTCGCCAAGAACCGGACCGACGTCGTCTGCGCGTTCTTCGGCTACAACGAGTCGTACGGCGGCCTCGCCCAATTCCGCGGCGACCTCGACGCCTTCATCAAGCACACGCTGGCGCAGAAGTACAACGGCGAGTCGGCCCCCAAGCTCGTCCTCTTCTCGCCGATCGCCTTCGAGGACCTGCACGACCCGTCGCTGCCCGACGGCAAGGAGGTCAACCTCCGCCTCGAACGCCTCACGGCCGTCATGTCCGACCTGGCCGAGGCCCGCGGCGTCCGCTTCATCGACCTGTTCCACCCCAGCCAGAAGCTCTACGCCCAGGCCCCGAAGCCGCTGACCATCAACGGCGTCCACCTCACCTCCGAGGGCGACAAGCTGATCGCCGAGGTCGTCGAGCGGACCCTCTTCGGCGACAACAAGGTCCAGGACCCGGCGAAGTTCGAGAAGCTCCACCAGGCCGTGCTCGACAAGAGCGACGTCTGGTTCAACCGCTACCGGACCGTCGACGGCTACTCCATCTACGGCGGCCGCGCCGACCTCGCCTTCGTCGAGAACCAGACCAACCGCGTGGTCGCCCAGCGCGAGATGGAGGTCCTCGACGTCATGACCGCCAACCGCGACAAGCGGATCTGGGCGGTCGCCGAGGGGGGCGACCTGCAAGTCGACGACTCCAACACCCCGCCGTTCCTCCCGGTCGTCACCAACAAGCCGGGCGCGGGGCCCAACGGCGAGCACCTCTTCCTGGGCGGCGAGGCGGCCATCGCCAAGATGACCCCCGGCAAGGGCCTGAAGGTCAACCTGTTCGCGTCCGAGGAGAAGTTCCCGGACCTGGCCAAGCCCATGCAGATGACGTTCGACGCCAGGGGCCGGCTCTGGGTCGCCTGCTGGCCGACCTACCCCCACTGGAAGCCGAAGTCGCCCCGCAACGACAAGATCCTGATCTTCGAGGACACCGACGGCGACGGCGTCGCCGACAAGCAGACCACCTTCGCCGACGACCTGCACTGCCCGACCGGCTTCGAGATCGTCCCCCAGGGGGTGCTCGTCGCCCAGGCGCCCGACCTGATGCTGCTGAAGGACACCGACGGCGACGACCGGGCCGACGTCCGCGTCCGCCTGCTCAGCGGGCTCGACTCGGCCGACACCCACCACACCTCGAACAGCTTCCGATCCGGCCCCGGCGGCGACGTCTACTTCCAGGAGGGGACGTTCCACCACTCGCAGGTCGAGACCCCGTTCGGCCCGCCCGTCCGGCTCGCCAACGCCGGCGTCTTCCGATACGAGCCGCGGTCGCAGAAGATCGACGTCTACGTGACGTACCCGTTCGCCAACCCCCACGGCCACGTCTTCGACCGCTGGGGCCAGGACTTCGTCACCGACGGCACCGGCAACGTCAACTACTTCGCCGCCGCCTTCTCGGGCCACCTGGACTTCCCCGAGAAGCACCGCCCGATGAAGCCCTACTTCCAGCAGCGCACCCGGCCCTGCGGCGGCACCGAGATCCTCTCCAGCAAGCACTTCCCCGACGACTGGCAGGGCGACCTGCTCGTGGCCAACGTGATCGGCTTCCAGGGGATCCACCGCTACCGCTACCAGGACGAGGGCTCGGGCTTCACGGCCGTCGAGCAGGAGCCGCTGGTCTTCTCCAGCGACCCCAACTTCCGCCCGGTCGACATCGAGACCGGCCCCGACGGCGCGGTCTACTTCCTGGACTGGCAGAACCCGATCATCGGCCACATGCAGCACAACCTCCGCGACCCCAGCCGCGACGCCGCCCACGGCCGGGTCTACCGCGTGACCCACGAGGGCCGGCCGCTCTCGCCGCAGGCCGCCATCGCCGGCCGGCCCGTCGAGGAGCTGCTGGCGCTGCTGAAGTCGCCCGAGGACCGCGTACGCTACCGCGCCAAGGCCGTGCTCTGCGGCCATGACGCCGCCGAGGTCCTCCCCGCGCTGGCCGCGTGGGTCGAGAAGATCGACGCCGCCGACCCCGATCACGACCACCAGGTGCTGGAGGCCCTCTGGGTCCACCAGACCTACGACGTCGTGAACCTCGACCTCCTCAAGCGCTGCCTGACCGCCGCCGACCCGCGGGCGCGGGCCGCCGCCGTCCGGGTCCTCTGCTGCTGGCGGGATCGGACGCCCGACGCGCTCGACGTCCTCCGCAAGCTGGCCCGCGACGAGCACCCCCGCGTCCGGCTGGAGGTCGTCCGCGCCGCCAGCTTCTTCACCGAGCCCGACGCCCTGGACGTCGCCCTGAGCACGGCCGAGAGCGCGTCCGACTACTACCTCGACTACGCCCGCGGCGAGACCCTGCGGGCGCTCGAGCCCTACGTCAAGAAGGCCCTCCGCGAGGGCCGGGCGATCGAGTTCCGCAGCGACGCCGCGGCCCGCTACTTCCTCGACCGCGCGGCCCCCGACGACCTGCTCCAGATGAAGCGGGGCCGGCCCGTCCTGCGCGAGATCCTCTTCCGCAAGGGGGTCCGCGAGGAGGACCGCCGCAAGGCGCTCGCCGACCTCGCGGCGCTCGTCGGCCGGTCGCCGGCGCAGGTGCTGATCGAGGACCTCGCCGCCCGCGACGCCGAAGGGGACGCCGGCCTGGACGACGCCGTGGCGATGGAGCTGGCCCGCATGCTAGGCGAACGCGACCGGGCCGAGCTGGTGCCGATCCGTCCCCAGGCCGAGAAGCTGGCGACGTCGGCCAGGGCGCCGATCGCGCGTCGGATCGGCCTGGCGGCGATGGTCGCGGCCGACGGCTCGGCCGACGCCGCCTGGGCCCTGGCCGTCCGTTCCGTCGCCTCGCTCCGCGACTTCCTGGCGGCGACCCCGCTGATCCGCGACCCGATCGTCCGCTCGGCCCTCTACCCCAGGATCGAGCCCTTGCTCCGCGGCCTCCCCGAGGGCCTCGCGGCCGACGCCGGGGCCACGGGCAAGGGGACGCTGGGCCGGTTCGTCCGCATCGCCCTGCCGCGGCGGGGGACGCTCACCCTGGCCGAGGTCGAGGTGATCAGCGACGGCCGCAACGTCGCGACCCACGGCAAGGCCTCTCAGAAGAACACCGCCAACGGCGGCGACGCCGCGCGGGCCGTCGACGGCAACGCCTCGGGCTCGTACGGCGGCAACGGCCAGACCCACACCGAGGAGCAGACCGACGCCCCCTGGTGGGAGGTCGACCTCGGCTCCGAGGTCCCCATCGAGGCGGTCGTCGTCCACAACCGCACCGAGGGCTCGCTCGGCCGCCGGCTCCAGGGCTATGAGCTGACGATCCTCGACGGCTCGCGTCAGGTCGTCGACCGCCGCAAGGACCTCCCCGCGCCCGCGGAGAAGGCCCGCCTGGAATACGCCGGCGACGGCCGCGCGGGCCTGATCCGCCGCGCCGCGATGGACGCCCTGACCACCCTCCGCGGCCACGAGCCCGAGACCTTCCGGGCGCTCGCCAAGTTCGTCCGCGAGGGCGTCGACCGCCGCGCCGCGATCCTGGCGATCCAGAAGCTGCCGCCGGCCTCGTGGCCCGACGACGAATTGGCCCCGCTGGCCGACGTCCTGCTCGCCGAGGTCGCCAGGATCCCCGTCGCCGACCGCCGCACGCCCGCCGCGCTCGACGCCCTGCAGCTCGGCGACCTGGTCGCGGCCCGCTTGCCGGCCGACCGCGCCAGGGCCGTCCGCAAGGCCCTCGGCGACCTGGGCGTCCGCGCGATCCGCGTGGGGACGGTCCTCGAGCAGATGCGGTACGACGTCGACCGGATCGTGGTGCAGGCCGGCAAGCCCGTCGAGTTCGTCTTCGAGAACGTCGACGTCATGCCCCACAACTTCGTGGTGACCCAGGCCGGGTCGCTCGAAGAGGTCGGCCAGCTCGCCGAGAGCACCGGCCTGCAGGCCGACGCCATGAAGCGGCAGTACGTGCCGGCGTCGGGCAAGATCCTGCTGGCGAGCAAGCTGCTCCAGCCCCGCGACGTCGAGCGCCTGGCCTTCACGCCGCCGACGACCCCGGGCGTCCTGCCGTACGTCTGCACCTACCCCGGCCACTGGCGGCGGATGTACGGCGCCCTCTACGTCGTCGAGGACCTCGACGCCTACCTCGCCGCGCCCGAGGCCTACCTCGCCGCCCACCCGCTGCCCGTCGCCGACGAGCTGCTGAAGTCGACCCGGCCGCGCACCGAGTGGACCTTCGACGACCTGAAGCCGTCGATCGCCCAGCTCGACGCCGGCCGGTCGTTCCAGAACGGCCGCCAGCTCTTCCAGCTCGCCACCTGCGCCACCTGCCACCAGCTCGGCGGCGTCGGCGCGGCGTTCGGCCCGGACCTCGCCAAGCTCGACCCCAAGCAGGCCCCGGCCGACCTGCTCAAGAACGTGCTCGACCCCTCGGCGAACATCAACGAGAAGTTCGCCGGCTACGCGATCGAGCTGGAGTCCGGCCAGGTCGTCAGCGGCCTGATCGTCGAGGAGACGGCCGACGCCATCAAGGTCGTCGAGAACCCGCTGGCCAGCGTCGTCCCCCGCCAGATCCCCAAGGCCGACGTCTCCAACCGCGCCAAGTCGACCGTCTCGATCATGCCCAAGGGCCTGCTCGACAAGCTGACCCGCGAGGAGATCCTCGACCTCATCGCCTACATCGCCGCCGGCGGCAACCCCGACAACCCCCTCTTCCGCCACGACCACGCCGCCCACGGCCAGGGCCCGGCCGGCCACGCCGCCGGCGGCTCCGGCCACTGA
- a CDS encoding GNAT family N-acetyltransferase, with protein sequence MADPGDGWSVERLGTHHDRSAFDCGRPMLTDWLKQRAGQFEKRDLARTYVAARAGEAVVLGYYALSSHRVAFEALPADQARGLPRLDVPVVLLGRLAVDLTAQGRGLGSLLLIDALRRAQHLAEHVGVRAVEVDAIDDDARAFYKKFGVTPLLDDPNHLFLPMQVVRKLGLPPLGG encoded by the coding sequence TTGGCTGACCCCGGCGACGGCTGGAGCGTCGAGCGACTGGGGACGCATCACGACCGCTCGGCGTTCGACTGCGGCCGGCCCATGCTCACCGACTGGCTGAAGCAGCGCGCCGGCCAGTTCGAGAAGCGGGACCTCGCCCGGACTTACGTCGCCGCGAGGGCGGGGGAGGCGGTCGTCCTCGGCTACTACGCCCTTTCGAGTCATCGGGTCGCCTTCGAGGCCCTCCCCGCCGACCAGGCCCGGGGCCTGCCCCGCCTGGACGTGCCCGTGGTGCTGCTGGGCCGGCTGGCGGTCGACCTCACGGCCCAGGGACGAGGCCTCGGCTCGCTCTTGCTGATCGACGCCCTGAGGCGGGCGCAGCACCTCGCCGAGCACGTCGGCGTCCGCGCCGTCGAGGTCGATGCGATCGACGACGACGCCCGCGCCTTCTACAAGAAGTTCGGGGTCACGCCGTTGCTCGACGACCCGAATCACCTCTTCCTGCCGATGCAGGTCGTCCGCAAGCTCGGCCTGCCGCCGCTGGGGGGCTGA
- a CDS encoding DUF1778 domain-containing protein, which yields MATGSRDARLNFRLPSDLKEVIEEAAASLGQSVSDFAVGTLVEHARSVVERNHATVLSGRDRDRFMAILDDADARPNAALVKAAERYRKRLG from the coding sequence ATGGCGACAGGGTCCAGGGACGCGCGGCTCAACTTCCGGCTGCCGTCCGACCTCAAAGAGGTCATCGAGGAGGCTGCCGCGTCGCTCGGGCAGTCCGTGAGCGACTTCGCCGTCGGCACGCTCGTCGAGCACGCGCGTTCGGTCGTCGAGCGGAACCACGCCACCGTCCTGAGCGGCCGGGATCGGGACCGCTTCATGGCGATCCTCGACGACGCCGACGCCCGCCCCAACGCCGCCCTCGTGAAGGCGGCCGAGAGGTACAGGAAGCGCCTTGGCTGA